A genomic window from Microbacterium sp. H1-D42 includes:
- the xseA gene encoding exodeoxyribonuclease VII large subunit produces MTVFEATAVPGEPPPADSVSPRESSPDAPTSIARLNATIRDFVAQWGTVWVEGEITSWNQRAGNIFARLKDVSSDAHISIRVWSSVRARIPGDLAVGDHVIAAVKADYFVKGGDFSFIVSAMKHVGLGDQLERLEKLRAQLRQEGLFDSARKKPLPFLPRCIGLITGERSDAEKDVHRNAELRWPQVRFRTEHVAVQGDRSVADILAALQRLDADDEVDVIIIARGGGDPQTLLGFSDERLIRAVAAASTPVVSAIGHENDHPLLDDVADLRASTPTDAAKRVVPDVGEQRAIVAQLRARATTRLTQRISHDIAQLEQLRSRPVLRSPDPIIEQRAQEVWLLASRGRDTVTRRWDAAQRTTSELRASLRALSPAATLARGYAIVHHDGGRILTDAADAPTGTVLTVTVDRGSLHARSEGQIEEGG; encoded by the coding sequence ATGACCGTCTTCGAAGCCACTGCAGTCCCAGGCGAGCCGCCGCCGGCCGACTCGGTTTCGCCGCGCGAGTCATCCCCTGATGCCCCGACGTCCATCGCCAGGCTGAACGCCACCATCCGTGACTTCGTCGCCCAGTGGGGAACCGTGTGGGTCGAGGGTGAGATCACGTCATGGAACCAGCGCGCCGGCAACATCTTCGCGCGCCTCAAAGACGTGAGCTCCGACGCGCACATCTCGATCAGGGTGTGGTCGAGCGTGCGCGCACGCATCCCCGGCGACCTCGCCGTCGGCGATCACGTCATCGCCGCGGTCAAGGCCGACTACTTCGTCAAGGGCGGCGACTTCAGCTTCATCGTCTCGGCGATGAAGCACGTCGGGCTCGGCGACCAACTGGAGAGGCTCGAGAAACTGCGTGCCCAGCTGCGCCAGGAGGGGCTGTTCGACTCGGCGCGCAAGAAGCCGCTGCCGTTCCTGCCGCGCTGCATCGGGCTGATCACCGGTGAGCGCTCGGACGCCGAGAAGGACGTGCACCGCAACGCCGAGCTGCGCTGGCCGCAGGTGCGCTTCCGCACCGAGCACGTGGCGGTGCAGGGCGACCGCAGCGTCGCCGACATCCTCGCAGCGCTGCAGAGACTGGATGCCGATGACGAGGTCGACGTGATCATCATCGCCCGCGGCGGCGGCGACCCGCAGACGCTGCTCGGATTCAGTGACGAGCGACTCATCAGGGCGGTGGCGGCAGCATCCACTCCCGTCGTCAGCGCGATCGGGCATGAGAACGACCATCCTCTTCTCGACGACGTCGCCGACCTGCGCGCCTCGACGCCGACCGATGCCGCCAAGCGCGTCGTCCCGGACGTCGGCGAGCAGCGCGCCATCGTCGCGCAGCTGCGCGCGCGAGCCACGACCCGGCTGACCCAGCGCATCAGCCACGACATCGCGCAGCTCGAGCAGCTGCGCTCGCGTCCGGTGCTGCGCTCGCCCGACCCGATCATCGAGCAGCGCGCGCAAGAGGTGTGGCTGCTGGCCTCACGCGGGCGCGACACCGTCACCCGCCGATGGGATGCTGCGCAGCGCACCACCTCCGAGCTGCGCGCCTCGCTGCGCGCGCTCTCCCCCGCCGCCACCCTCGCGCGCGGCTACGCGATCGTGCACCACGACGGCGGGCGCATCCTCACGGACGCCGCCGATGCCCCGACGGGCACAGTGCTGACCGTCACCGTCGACCGCGGGTCGCTGCACGCACGCTCCGAAGGGCAGATCGAAGAAGGCGGATAG
- a CDS encoding exodeoxyribonuclease VII small subunit has product MEGVTAPNESPVESPVESLSFEAARDELVRVVAELEQGSPTLEHSLALWERGEALAARCEEWLVGAKRRLDAARAASDGDE; this is encoded by the coding sequence ATGGAGGGTGTGACCGCGCCCAACGAATCACCCGTCGAATCACCCGTCGAATCGCTGTCGTTCGAGGCCGCGCGCGACGAGCTCGTGCGAGTGGTCGCCGAACTCGAGCAGGGTTCGCCCACCCTTGAGCACTCGCTCGCCCTGTGGGAGCGCGGCGAGGCGCTGGCCGCCAGGTGCGAGGAGTGGCTGGTCGGCGCGAAGCGCCGGCTGGATGCTGCACGTGCAGCATCCGATGGAGATGAGTGA
- a CDS encoding DUF4245 family protein — translation MSKQPTVVAGLGRPETPQETADRKAESSHVYRSSQTFRNLIAALIVTVAVVVIVVFAVPRGERVPAPEIDVAAIAADVETSMQRPALVPDADDFWRVNAAALEGGAVTVWNVTLAPAADDERGFVRVAQAFNADVAWAPQVLGGKAPTGTITIDGREWDEFKIGKATDANVSYAIGTQAGPDYVLLYGSRSAESTAELADSLSAQLDDLEEAE, via the coding sequence ATGAGCAAGCAGCCGACGGTCGTCGCGGGTCTCGGACGCCCTGAGACCCCGCAGGAGACCGCCGATCGCAAGGCCGAGTCGAGCCACGTCTACCGCTCGAGCCAGACCTTCCGCAACCTGATCGCGGCGCTGATCGTCACGGTCGCAGTCGTCGTCATCGTCGTCTTCGCCGTCCCCCGCGGCGAGCGCGTGCCTGCCCCCGAGATCGACGTCGCCGCCATCGCGGCCGATGTCGAGACGAGCATGCAGCGCCCCGCCCTCGTGCCCGATGCCGACGACTTCTGGCGCGTGAACGCCGCCGCCCTCGAGGGAGGCGCTGTCACCGTCTGGAACGTCACCCTGGCGCCGGCCGCCGACGATGAGCGCGGTTTCGTGCGCGTCGCGCAGGCGTTCAACGCCGATGTGGCCTGGGCGCCGCAGGTGCTCGGCGGCAAGGCGCCGACCGGCACGATCACCATCGACGGTCGCGAATGGGACGAGTTCAAGATCGGCAAGGCGACCGATGCGAATGTCTCGTACGCCATCGGCACCCAGGCCGGGCCCGACTACGTGCTGCTCTACGGTTCGCGATCCGCCGAGTCCACCGCTGAACTCGCCGATTCCCTGTCCGCGCAACTGGATGACCTGGAGGAGGCCGAATGA
- a CDS encoding carbonic anhydrase, with product MTTTITPAEAWQEMLDGNRRFVSGEARHPNQGADRRAEIAEGQHPIATFLGCSDSRVAAETLFDVGLGDLFTIRNAGHMVTDSAVASIEFAVALLDVPLLIVLAHDSCGAVSAAVKGTAIDAEPIPMNIWKLIAPIVPAARRVLHETGGTSVDDIDPEKVGREHLRGTVKALMQSSEIISDAVAAGRLAIVGAKYRLVDGTAVPVVQVGLTDTDIPSLAKEQQ from the coding sequence ATGACGACGACGATCACACCCGCCGAAGCATGGCAGGAGATGCTCGACGGCAACCGACGGTTTGTGTCCGGAGAAGCGCGGCATCCGAACCAGGGTGCCGACCGACGTGCTGAGATCGCCGAGGGCCAGCATCCGATCGCGACGTTCCTGGGCTGCTCGGACTCGCGCGTCGCCGCTGAGACCCTCTTCGACGTGGGGCTGGGCGACCTGTTCACCATCCGCAACGCCGGTCACATGGTGACGGACTCGGCCGTGGCGAGCATCGAGTTCGCCGTCGCCCTGCTCGATGTGCCCCTGTTGATCGTGCTCGCGCACGACTCGTGCGGCGCGGTGAGCGCGGCGGTCAAGGGCACGGCGATCGACGCCGAGCCGATCCCCATGAACATCTGGAAGCTCATCGCCCCGATCGTCCCTGCCGCACGCCGCGTGCTGCACGAGACCGGTGGCACCTCGGTCGACGACATCGACCCCGAGAAGGTCGGGCGCGAGCATCTGCGCGGCACCGTCAAGGCTCTGATGCAGTCCTCCGAGATCATCAGCGATGCCGTCGCCGCAGGGCGCCTGGCCATCGTCGGCGCGAAGTACCGTCTGGTCGATGGCACGGCCGTGCCGGTCGTCCAGGTCGGCCTCACCGATACAGACATCCCCTCTCTCGCAAAGGAGCAGCAGTGA
- a CDS encoding class II fumarate hydratase, with product MTDTEYRIEHDTMGEVRVPLNALYSAQTQRAVENFPISGSGLESTQIAALARIKKAAALANKELGTLDGDIADAIAAAADLVASGKHDGEFPVDTYQTGSGTSSNMNMNEVLANLATGILGAPVHPNDHVNASQSSNDVFPTSVHIAVTQALIDTLIPSLDHLAVALEAKAELWKDAVKSGRTHLMDATPVTLGQEFGGYARQMRLGIERVQSALPRVAEVPLGGTAVGTGINTPLGFPQKVIELLAAETELPITEAKDHFEAQANRDGLVEASGALRTIAVSLTKINNDLRWMGSGPNTGLGELHIPDLQPGSSIMPGKVNPVVPEAVLMVCARVIGNDATVAWAGASGSFELNVAIPVMGTALLESIRLISNAVRVLADKTIDGLEANVERAAAFAGMSPSIVTPLNKVIGYEAAAKIAKHAVAKGITVREAVIDLGYVERGEISEEVLDQKLDLLSMTHAG from the coding sequence GTGACTGACACCGAGTACCGCATCGAGCACGACACCATGGGTGAAGTGCGTGTGCCCCTGAACGCGCTGTACAGCGCGCAGACCCAGCGTGCCGTCGAGAACTTCCCGATCTCGGGCTCTGGTCTCGAATCCACTCAGATCGCCGCGCTCGCACGCATCAAGAAGGCCGCAGCCCTCGCCAACAAGGAGCTCGGCACCCTCGACGGTGACATTGCCGACGCGATCGCGGCCGCTGCAGACCTGGTGGCCTCCGGCAAGCACGACGGCGAGTTCCCCGTCGACACGTACCAGACCGGTTCTGGAACCTCGTCGAACATGAACATGAACGAGGTGCTCGCGAATCTCGCCACCGGCATCCTCGGTGCGCCCGTCCACCCGAACGACCACGTCAATGCGTCGCAGTCGTCCAACGATGTCTTCCCGACGTCGGTGCACATCGCCGTCACACAGGCACTGATCGACACGTTGATCCCGTCGCTCGATCACCTCGCCGTCGCCCTCGAGGCGAAGGCCGAGCTGTGGAAGGACGCCGTGAAGTCGGGCCGCACCCACCTGATGGATGCCACCCCCGTCACCCTCGGCCAGGAGTTCGGCGGCTACGCCCGCCAGATGCGCCTCGGCATCGAGCGTGTGCAGTCGGCGCTCCCCCGCGTCGCTGAGGTCCCGCTCGGCGGCACGGCGGTCGGCACCGGCATCAACACGCCGCTCGGCTTCCCGCAGAAGGTCATCGAGCTGCTCGCCGCCGAGACCGAGCTGCCGATCACCGAGGCCAAGGATCACTTCGAGGCGCAGGCCAACCGCGACGGCCTGGTCGAGGCATCCGGTGCACTGCGCACCATCGCCGTGTCGCTGACCAAGATCAACAACGACCTGCGCTGGATGGGCTCGGGCCCCAACACGGGCCTCGGCGAACTGCACATCCCCGACCTGCAGCCCGGCTCGTCGATCATGCCAGGCAAGGTCAACCCGGTCGTGCCGGAGGCCGTGCTGATGGTCTGCGCCCGCGTGATCGGAAATGACGCGACAGTGGCCTGGGCCGGTGCGTCCGGCTCGTTCGAGCTGAACGTCGCGATCCCGGTGATGGGCACAGCGCTGCTCGAGTCGATCCGCCTGATCTCCAACGCCGTGCGCGTGCTGGCCGACAAGACCATCGACGGCCTGGAGGCCAACGTCGAGCGCGCCGCCGCCTTCGCCGGCATGAGCCCCTCGATCGTGACGCCGCTGAACAAGGTCATCGGATACGAGGCCGCGGCGAAGATCGCCAAGCACGCCGTCGCCAAGGGTATCACCGTGCGCGAGGCCGTGATCGACCTCGGCTACGTCGAGCGCGGCGAGATCAGCGAAGAGGTGCTCGACCAGAAGCTCGACCTGCTGTCTATGACGCACGCCGGCTGA
- a CDS encoding DUF559 domain-containing protein has protein sequence MHGRRVRFLLHSLRIVAGCPQSRDFRREQDATLVRVDAMLSASDTIDRLGGIARSAQLYGLGFDRRSLATCVAKGEIRRLRPGVFGALSLPGDLRTAAQHGGALTCVSVLRRAGVWTVSESDVPHVWLGPGRHSSAHVGCQCIDHYQKGRPPIGAASLVTALLHFRQCEGDEEFFAAFESAWSKGLLSRSERAAVRAGLPMSARWLVDLARPDADSGLESLLRLRLHILGIQLQCQVKIDGVGRVDFAVADRLIIEVDGKENHDGHSMRHKDLVRDAAASALGYETLRFDYAQVLHDWETVQRAIVGALLRLKVHA, from the coding sequence GTGCATGGGCGTCGTGTCCGATTCCTCCTGCACAGTCTGCGGATCGTCGCGGGTTGTCCCCAGAGCAGGGATTTCCGGCGGGAGCAGGATGCGACGTTGGTCAGAGTGGATGCCATGCTCTCCGCCTCTGACACCATCGACCGCCTCGGCGGCATCGCGCGCAGCGCTCAGTTGTATGGGTTGGGTTTCGACCGTCGATCGCTCGCCACGTGCGTGGCGAAGGGCGAGATCCGGCGCCTTCGGCCCGGTGTCTTCGGTGCCCTGTCGCTGCCCGGCGACCTCCGCACTGCGGCTCAGCATGGCGGGGCGCTGACCTGTGTCAGCGTCCTTCGCCGAGCGGGTGTCTGGACCGTTTCCGAATCGGACGTTCCGCACGTCTGGCTGGGACCGGGCCGCCACTCAAGTGCCCACGTCGGATGCCAGTGCATCGACCACTATCAGAAGGGCCGCCCGCCGATCGGCGCCGCGTCCCTCGTCACCGCATTGCTGCATTTCCGTCAGTGCGAGGGGGACGAGGAGTTCTTCGCAGCGTTCGAATCCGCGTGGAGCAAGGGACTGCTGTCCAGATCCGAACGCGCTGCGGTACGGGCAGGTCTGCCAATGAGTGCCCGCTGGCTCGTGGATCTGGCTCGCCCCGATGCCGACAGCGGCCTGGAGTCGCTGCTGCGCCTGCGGCTGCACATCCTTGGCATTCAGCTGCAGTGCCAGGTGAAGATCGACGGCGTCGGACGCGTCGATTTCGCGGTCGCTGATCGGCTCATCATCGAGGTGGACGGAAAGGAGAATCACGACGGTCACAGCATGCGTCACAAGGACTTGGTTCGGGATGCTGCCGCTTCCGCCCTGGGGTACGAAACCCTTCGATTCGACTACGCACAGGTGCTCCATGACTGGGAGACAGTCCAACGAGCGATCGTGGGTGCGCTGCTGCGGTTGAAGGTGCACGCATGA
- a CDS encoding PhoH family protein — translation METGAVSHDDTALRTYVLDTSVLLSDPQALFRFAEHSIVLPVVVISELENKRHDPELGYFARRALRHLDELRIEHGRLDFPVEVGEGGTLRVELGNADMSILPAGIRLSDNDSRILATAAQLAQDGQDVTIVSKDLPMRVKAASLGLAAEEYLAEQAVDSGWTGITTLDLSGDEMSDLYESEVGLSEDLRGVPVNTGLVIHSERGSALGRVVADGEFRLVRGDRELFGMHGRSAEQRIAIEMLLDPEVGIVSLGGRAGTGKSALALCAGLESVLERQQQKKIIVFRPLFAVGGQELGYLPGDQGEKMNPWGQAVFDTLGSVVSGNVLEEVIARGMLEVLPLTHIRGRSLHDAFVIVDEAQSLERNVLLTVLSRIGQNSRVVLTHDVGQRDNLRVGRHDGVASVIETLKGHDLFAHVTLQRSERSAIAALVTELLEGSELS, via the coding sequence ATCGAAACCGGAGCCGTGTCGCATGACGACACGGCTCTTCGCACATATGTGCTCGACACCTCCGTGCTCCTGAGTGATCCGCAGGCACTGTTCCGCTTCGCGGAGCATTCCATCGTTCTTCCGGTCGTCGTGATCTCGGAGCTCGAGAACAAGCGTCACGACCCCGAGCTGGGCTACTTCGCCCGCCGCGCACTGCGCCACCTCGATGAACTCCGCATCGAGCACGGACGGCTCGACTTCCCGGTGGAGGTCGGCGAGGGCGGCACGCTGCGGGTAGAGCTGGGCAATGCCGACATGTCGATCCTGCCGGCCGGCATCCGGCTCAGTGACAACGACAGCCGCATCCTCGCCACCGCCGCGCAGCTCGCGCAGGACGGGCAGGACGTCACCATCGTCTCGAAGGATCTGCCGATGCGGGTGAAGGCGGCATCGCTGGGGCTGGCGGCGGAGGAGTACCTTGCTGAGCAGGCCGTGGATTCGGGCTGGACCGGCATCACGACGCTCGATCTGTCGGGCGATGAGATGAGCGATCTGTACGAGAGCGAGGTCGGCCTCAGTGAGGACCTGCGCGGAGTGCCGGTGAACACGGGGCTCGTGATCCACTCCGAGCGCGGCTCGGCGCTGGGGCGGGTCGTCGCCGACGGGGAGTTCCGGCTGGTGCGCGGTGACCGCGAGCTGTTCGGCATGCACGGGCGCTCTGCCGAGCAGCGCATCGCGATCGAGATGCTGCTCGACCCCGAAGTCGGGATCGTGTCGCTGGGTGGACGCGCCGGCACCGGCAAGTCGGCCCTGGCGCTGTGCGCGGGTCTGGAATCGGTGCTCGAGCGGCAGCAGCAGAAGAAGATCATCGTCTTCCGCCCGCTGTTCGCGGTGGGTGGCCAGGAACTCGGATACCTGCCCGGTGACCAGGGCGAGAAGATGAACCCGTGGGGTCAGGCCGTGTTCGACACGCTCGGCTCGGTCGTCTCAGGGAACGTTCTCGAGGAGGTCATCGCCAGGGGGATGCTGGAGGTGCTGCCGCTCACGCACATCCGCGGTCGCTCACTGCATGACGCCTTCGTGATCGTCGACGAGGCGCAGTCACTGGAGCGCAACGTGCTGCTGACGGTGCTGAGCCGCATCGGTCAGAACTCGCGAGTGGTGCTGACCCACGATGTCGGTCAGCGCGACAACCTGCGCGTGGGGCGCCACGACGGCGTCGCCAGCGTGATCGAGACACTGAAGGGCCACGACCTGTTCGCCCACGTGACGCTGCAGCGCTCGGAGCGCTCGGCTATCGCGGCGCTGGTCACCGAACTGCTGGAGGGCAGCGAGCTCAGCTGA
- a CDS encoding aminotransferase class V-fold PLP-dependent enzyme: MSATDYLATFDLVPGYLNWAAFGPISTTVRDEAIRGLEMLGSGYPTSVPTMFEYEGRARELLAELLRADAADVTLHNSSTHGLMQAFYGLTGDVLVSTAEFPAVSLTLHRAAQSRGTALTPRWITPADGRVTPDVIAAALDEDVTAVTVSHVDFRTGYRIDLAALRDAIGPDRLLVLDAVQSFGVVDDDYALADVVVGHGYKWVRAGRGTGFARFNARARERIAPVLSGTTGTTVDGLFVDSLPDPAASGQAYGVSKPDPLAAARLAAGLRDVRDIGVAEIEKLLAKRVDAVIEIADRAGVPVASPRERAQRAGIVVLAPADPARLAQALADAGVTATARGETVRVAPHAGTDDETLRMLEGALMASDHAPFTIS; encoded by the coding sequence ATGAGCGCCACCGACTACCTCGCCACGTTCGATCTCGTGCCTGGCTATCTGAACTGGGCGGCCTTCGGGCCGATTTCTACGACCGTGCGCGACGAGGCGATCCGCGGCCTGGAGATGCTCGGCAGCGGGTATCCGACATCGGTGCCGACCATGTTCGAGTACGAGGGCCGCGCGCGCGAGCTGCTCGCCGAGCTGCTGCGCGCCGACGCTGCCGATGTGACGCTGCACAACTCGTCGACGCACGGGCTGATGCAGGCGTTCTACGGGCTGACCGGAGACGTGCTGGTGTCGACGGCCGAATTCCCGGCCGTCAGTCTCACGCTGCATCGGGCTGCGCAGTCGCGCGGCACGGCGCTGACGCCGCGCTGGATCACTCCCGCGGACGGACGCGTGACGCCGGACGTCATCGCCGCGGCGCTCGACGAGGACGTCACGGCCGTCACGGTGAGCCACGTCGACTTCCGCACCGGATACCGCATCGATCTCGCCGCGCTGCGTGATGCGATCGGGCCCGACCGGCTGCTGGTGCTCGATGCCGTGCAGTCCTTCGGCGTCGTCGACGATGACTACGCGCTCGCGGACGTCGTCGTCGGACACGGATACAAGTGGGTGCGCGCGGGCCGCGGCACGGGCTTCGCCCGCTTCAACGCTCGGGCCCGCGAGCGCATCGCCCCGGTGCTCAGCGGCACCACTGGCACGACCGTCGACGGACTGTTCGTCGACTCGCTTCCCGATCCGGCGGCATCCGGACAGGCCTACGGCGTCAGCAAACCCGACCCGCTCGCCGCGGCGCGCCTGGCGGCGGGGCTGAGGGACGTGCGTGACATCGGGGTCGCCGAGATCGAGAAGCTTCTCGCAAAACGGGTGGATGCTGTCATCGAGATCGCCGATCGGGCGGGCGTGCCGGTGGCATCGCCGCGCGAGCGCGCGCAGCGCGCGGGCATCGTGGTCCTGGCGCCCGCCGATCCGGCGCGGCTCGCACAGGCGCTCGCCGACGCCGGCGTGACGGCGACGGCGCGAGGGGAGACGGTGCGCGTGGCGCCGCACGCGGGCACCGACGACGAGACACTGCGGATGCTGGAGGGGGCGCTGATGGCATCCGATCACGCACCGTTCACGATCTCTTAA
- a CDS encoding isoprenyl transferase: MSERESSGRGPLYRLYGNRLRRRIDPASVPHHVAMMIDGNRRWARQLGYESAAEGHRAGAAKMREFLGWCDELGVEVVSLYLLSADNLTKRDSKEIGDLIEIIAELADTLSQQGNWRVQHVGRSDILPAELSRVLDEAQRRTADHTGLHVNLAVGYGGRNEIVDAVRSIISQHNASGGTLDDLAAHLTPEMIGEHLYTGGQPDPDLVIRTSGEQRLSDFLLWQSAHSEFYFVEALGPDLREVDFLRAIRDFADRDRRFGR; this comes from the coding sequence GTGAGTGAACGCGAGAGCTCGGGGCGGGGACCGCTTTATCGGCTCTATGGGAACCGTCTTCGAAGGCGCATCGACCCGGCATCCGTTCCCCATCACGTCGCGATGATGATCGACGGCAACCGTCGCTGGGCCAGGCAGCTCGGCTACGAATCCGCCGCGGAGGGCCACCGTGCCGGCGCCGCGAAGATGCGCGAATTCCTCGGCTGGTGCGATGAGCTCGGGGTCGAGGTCGTCTCGCTCTACCTGCTCTCGGCCGACAATCTGACCAAGCGCGATTCAAAGGAGATCGGCGATCTCATCGAGATCATCGCCGAACTCGCCGACACGCTGTCGCAGCAGGGCAACTGGCGCGTGCAGCACGTCGGCCGCTCCGACATCCTGCCGGCCGAGCTGTCACGCGTTCTCGACGAGGCGCAGCGCCGTACCGCCGATCACACCGGGCTGCACGTGAACCTCGCGGTCGGATACGGCGGGCGCAATGAGATCGTGGATGCTGTGCGCAGCATCATCAGTCAGCACAACGCCTCAGGTGGGACACTCGACGACCTCGCCGCGCACCTCACCCCCGAGATGATCGGCGAGCACCTGTACACCGGCGGCCAGCCGGATCCGGACCTGGTGATCCGCACCAGCGGCGAGCAGCGCCTGAGCGACTTCCTGCTCTGGCAGAGCGCGCACAGCGAGTTCTACTTCGTCGAGGCGCTGGGCCCGGATCTGCGTGAAGTCGACTTCCTGCGCGCGATCCGCGACTTCGCCGACCGCGACCGTCGCTTCGGGCGCTGA
- a CDS encoding hemolysin III family protein, with amino-acid sequence MAAADADAAVEIKPTWRGWIHAAVFPIAIAAGIVLIVLAQGTPAKWAAAVFMTSSLLLFGNSALYHRFDWGPKTKAVLKRIDHANILLLIAGTYTPLAVLALPPEKGTLLLWLVWGGTVLGILFRVFWINAPRWLYVALYLALGWTAVMYMGDLLTANAAMMVLVIVGGLLYTGGAIVYALKKPNPWPGHFGFHEIFHVCTVLAFLCHWVACLLISLAPYSPSLGLPA; translated from the coding sequence ATGGCGGCGGCCGACGCGGATGCCGCGGTCGAGATCAAACCGACCTGGCGCGGGTGGATCCACGCAGCCGTCTTCCCGATCGCGATCGCCGCCGGAATCGTGCTGATCGTCCTGGCGCAGGGCACCCCGGCGAAGTGGGCGGCGGCCGTCTTCATGACCTCGTCGCTGCTGCTGTTCGGCAACTCCGCGCTGTACCACCGGTTCGACTGGGGGCCGAAGACCAAGGCCGTGCTCAAGCGCATCGACCACGCCAACATCCTGCTGCTGATCGCCGGCACCTACACGCCTCTCGCCGTGCTGGCGCTTCCGCCCGAGAAGGGCACACTGCTGCTGTGGCTGGTGTGGGGCGGCACAGTGCTCGGCATCCTGTTCCGTGTGTTCTGGATCAACGCGCCGCGCTGGTTGTACGTCGCGCTCTACCTCGCGCTCGGCTGGACCGCCGTGATGTACATGGGCGACCTGCTGACCGCCAACGCCGCGATGATGGTGCTGGTGATCGTCGGCGGGCTTCTCTACACGGGCGGCGCGATCGTGTACGCGCTGAAGAAGCCCAATCCGTGGCCGGGTCATTTCGGCTTCCACGAGATCTTCCACGTCTGTACCGTGCTGGCGTTCCTGTGCCACTGGGTCGCCTGCCTGCTCATCTCGCTCGCACCGTACTCCCCCTCGCTCGGGCTGCCGGCGTAA
- a CDS encoding S-ribosylhomocysteine lyase, which translates to MADVESFTLDHTAVIAPYVRLIGVEHGPKGDAISNFDVRFVQPNEGEIPTAGLHTIEHTLASVLRDHIDGVIDISPFGCRTGFHLIMWGEPAIVDVVSAVRAGLEFIAGPAEWSDVPGVSAVECGNYRDHSLHSAKEWSKRILEQGISLDAFARVGV; encoded by the coding sequence ATGGCCGATGTCGAGAGCTTCACCCTCGATCACACCGCTGTCATCGCCCCGTACGTGCGCCTGATCGGCGTCGAGCACGGCCCCAAGGGCGATGCGATCTCGAACTTCGACGTGCGCTTCGTGCAGCCGAACGAGGGCGAGATCCCCACCGCCGGACTGCACACCATCGAGCACACGCTGGCCAGCGTGCTGCGCGACCACATCGACGGCGTGATCGACATTTCGCCGTTCGGATGCCGCACCGGCTTCCACTTGATCATGTGGGGCGAGCCGGCGATCGTCGACGTCGTGAGCGCGGTCCGCGCTGGGCTGGAGTTCATCGCCGGTCCCGCCGAGTGGAGCGACGTGCCCGGCGTATCCGCCGTCGAGTGCGGCAACTACCGCGACCACAGCCTGCATTCCGCGAAGGAATGGTCGAAGCGGATCCTCGAGCAGGGCATCAGCCTCGACGCGTTCGCCCGCGTCGGCGTCTGA
- a CDS encoding DUF4307 domain-containing protein: MTTARELDERYGRKGRRPLPWIIGGVLAVAVIVFFGWTTVAKQMNAVDAADLGFTVVDTHSVDLRFQFTAPRGADVACAVEALDVEFGVVGWKIVEFSGNESHTQGVQVSIPTVAEATTGLVKSCWVA; encoded by the coding sequence GTGACCACCGCACGTGAGCTCGATGAGCGCTACGGCCGCAAGGGCCGTCGTCCCCTCCCGTGGATCATCGGAGGTGTGCTGGCCGTCGCCGTCATCGTCTTCTTCGGATGGACGACAGTCGCCAAGCAGATGAATGCGGTGGATGCTGCTGATCTGGGATTCACGGTCGTCGACACGCACAGTGTGGACCTCCGCTTCCAGTTCACGGCGCCTCGCGGTGCCGACGTCGCCTGCGCCGTGGAGGCGCTCGATGTCGAGTTCGGCGTGGTCGGCTGGAAGATCGTCGAATTCTCCGGCAACGAGTCGCACACTCAGGGTGTGCAGGTCAGCATCCCGACGGTCGCCGAGGCGACGACCGGTTTGGTGAAGTCCTGCTGGGTCGCCTAG
- the greA gene encoding transcription elongation factor GreA encodes MSTDAQVPFLTQEAYDRLVDELETLSTTGRDEIAARIEAAREEGDLKENGGYHAAKDEQGKQEARIRTLQQLLKTAKVGEAPASRGIVEPGTVVTALVAGDEEVFLLGSREIAAAGVDLDVYSEASPLGQAIMGLKVGAKSSYEAPNGRAISVEITGVETYTG; translated from the coding sequence GTGTCCACAGACGCTCAGGTACCGTTCCTCACGCAGGAGGCGTACGACCGGCTCGTCGACGAGCTCGAGACCCTTTCGACCACTGGCCGCGACGAGATCGCGGCGCGCATCGAGGCGGCCCGCGAAGAGGGCGACCTCAAGGAGAACGGCGGATATCACGCTGCCAAGGACGAGCAGGGCAAGCAGGAGGCTCGCATCCGCACGCTGCAGCAGCTGCTGAAGACGGCCAAGGTCGGCGAGGCTCCTGCCAGCCGCGGGATCGTCGAGCCCGGCACCGTCGTCACCGCGCTCGTCGCGGGTGACGAGGAGGTCTTCCTGCTCGGCAGCCGTGAGATCGCCGCCGCCGGCGTCGACCTCGACGTCTACAGCGAGGCGAGCCCGCTCGGCCAGGCCATCATGGGCCTCAAGGTCGGCGCGAAGTCCAGCTACGAAGCACCGAACGGCCGCGCGATCTCCGTCGAGATCACCGGCGTCGAGACGTACACCGGCTGA